From Oxyura jamaicensis isolate SHBP4307 breed ruddy duck chromosome 26, BPBGC_Ojam_1.0, whole genome shotgun sequence:
CTAATAAAACAGCAAGTTATGAATACCTAATAAAACAGCAAGCTGTGAGAACATACTCATGACACAGGCCTGAATTTATTagagataatattttttaacatttatttctttcatctcttctctttttgtcaATATAACATACTAAAGTGTTTAGCATTTTTCCTACataattcctttgttttccattttttcagttcagtaacCTTTTAAACCTGATCTTTTGGAAAAGCtggagaataaagaaaaaattcttaTAAGTGACCgctttttgtatgttttcagattttctccATTTATAAGAAGTTTTAAAGTGATGGAATGGCTGACTGGGATTCATTTTAGCTAACTCTGGCTGCATTCACATATGTCAAGCATAGTCAGAGAGGTTGACTTTCCATAAGTAGAGAGGCAACTCTCTAGCTTATACCTTATAGAAAACATGTTTAGAACTGGAAAAAAGGCTTCTCAGATGGACTATTATCTATCTATTTACTAACAGATTATAAAAGAAGCCTCAGTGAATAGGCCAAGAACTTCACTTAGAACCCAAGTGAAGGAAGATGAATCCCACACAGAATTATCTTCTCTAGCTCTGCAATGTTCCCAAACAATAGGAAAAAGCTACAGAttgtaaataaaagtgaaaaggCTGTGTTcaaattagaaaacagaaaaaggaaaataaagtttacaAAAGCAATATATAACAATTGCAATTTAAATGAGAATGaatcaaaatgtttaattccAAAACTACctctaaaaaataaactgaaaactcTACTTCtcaatgtaaacaaaacaaaacaaaacacaaggtCAACGGAACATATATGTGGCTTCTGCCTGGTGATCATGATTGTGGCATAGCTCCATGGTGGGGTGTGGGGGGCAAAATGTAAATCCATATGGAAATGCAGTTTTGAGGGTTCTTGTATAGTAATAACAGGAGCTAAACACAGTCTGTTATACAGTTTTACCTTCAGAATTTCTTGATGAGGTAACTAAGTAACATACTCTAGAAGAGCAATGTAGTACTTGTCGCTGTGCTACAGCCTGGGACTCTAAAGAAAGTCATCGCAGACAGCTACAGACCATGTCTTCATCTAGTTACCTACAGAACAATCTTGCTCACACTGAAAGCAGCCCACTAGACTTACCAACACTGGAATCAGCTTCAATGAAAGCTTCAagctctgcagcttctcctgggCCACAGTCATTGAGGGCTCTCACACGTAAGAAGTACAGCTCCCTGTTTTGCAGGCCTTTAACTGTGTAAGTGGTCGTCTCTATAGGAAGAACATTGCATTTGGTCCAGTCGAGGTTGTTAGAAGACCGTATCTCCACGTCATAGCCTTTCACATCATTCCCATCTTTTGCTTCGGGTCTCTTCCATGTTAGGGTGACACTAGTGCTGTCACTGCTGGTCACCGCCAGGTCCCTCACTTGACCTGGAGGTtctgaaaagataaattttatttaaactattGTTCTAGTATTCCTTCtctatcccccccccccccctttttttttcagttacagcATCACACAAGAAACCCTTCCATTCCTTCCTCATGAAGATAGAGGATTCTCACCCATGAAACATTCCCCAGTTATTTGATCTTTCTCTTTTACAAAGCACTTACAAACATTGCCTGTGCGATAACACCCCCAGTCTACATTCGGCTTTACATATTCCCAAGCCAGGATAGCAGCTGTTCACTTACTCGTGGAATCTCGAGCAAAGACGGGCTGTGACGGTGCACTGATATCTCCTACACCAGAAGCATTGACAGCTGCCACACAAAACTCATACTGCAGACCCTTCTTGAGATCGgtcattttcagtttcttatctgcagaatgaaaacaagcacGTTGGCTCAGGTGAGCAGTACTCCAACACGAAGTGGCAAGACAACAATGTTCTACTTTACTGCATCCATGCAGAACTACAGACTGAATAATTCTGAGGAGCCAAGTACAAATGCTGTCTCCAGTTCCCTTGCCCTTCCTTGTCCTAGTGTATACATACTGCTGATATGTGTTCATTGTattctctttcaaaacaaacagcctCTGAGAGCTATTATTAAGTTACAGAAAGGATATCAATTGTTTTTGCTCATGATATAAACCTAAAGTCTCCTGTACTACCAGGTAAGAGGTCCTAGTCTGCACCTGATGGATAATTGATAGCTATAGTCCAAACACATTTAGGAGCTTTTTTATATCACTTGTGTTTCTTTACCTTCCCTGCATTTTTAAGTTCCTCCCTGTCTAGTTCTTAGCATGAGGATTAAGGACAGTAGTCCTGCACATGAAATTAAGACTTCAGTTCCAGAGATTGAAGACATCAGTTTATCTACAAAGGAGCTACATCCCAAGATGCAGCAGCAATCTTCTCTACATTCTTCTCCAGCCATAGGCTTACACTTTCTAGAAAAGGTTATATACAGTTAAATGCCTGGAGAAGGTTTATAATCCAAGAGCTATATAagataaaaaggtaaaatttcaGACAGGGTTAATATGGTTGCAATAGGGACAATCAGCAGGCCAAGAactcaaaaggaaaagcactgaTGTGGAAAAGTATAAAGATACTACGCAGAAAGCAGGGAGACAGCATTGCTGCAAAGCATGTTACTTTCTGAACCCAGCTGAACTTTTGGCTTTTTTCAAGTCTTCCATCCTGTCCCAGGATTTAAGTAAGCTACCTACCTGCTATGGGCACACTGTTGACTGGCACCCAGGTCATGGTACCCTTCTTGCGTTTTTGAACGATGTATCCCACGATTCGGGAGCTGCCAGTTCTACGAGGTGTTTTCCAGGATATTGTGATGGTGTCTTTGCTGACACTGATGATCTCAGGGGGGTCTGGGGCACCAGGTGTAGCTGGAAAGAGAACAGCATTTCATTATTAGCAGATACACTTGCAAAATAAGGAAGTGTTCTCAGtcatttcttcttccaagtTTCCCCAATGTATTTGTATGAACATGCTTTGAAAACATGACTAAGACCTGAAGTTGTGTATGCTGTTCCCTACAGAACATCCAAAATGCAGTGAGTTTCCTTTCATGCCAGCTTTGATAATCAATTTCCCATAGGGTTGTAGAACACAGTTACAAAAAGTTATTCCTTACCTTTACTGGCAGCCTTTACTTCCTCTGATTCCAGTGCATCGCTGGTTCCCTCTGCATTCACAGCCCTCACCCTGAAGTAGTAGCTCATGTCTCGTTCTACTTTGTTGGTAGTGAAAGTAGTACAGCTCCTGGGGGTTTCCCCAAGAGCCACCCAGTCGCTCTTGCCTACCTCCTGCCTCTCAACGATATAGCTTTGCACTGGTTTGCCCCCATCATCCTTTGGGGATTTCCACTGAATCGTGATTTCATTTGCCGAGCTTTCTACAATTTTCATGGGTCCTGCAGGTGGCTGTGGCTTGTCTGAAAGGAAGAACACAAGCGAGTTAGCTCCAGATCCAAATGCATTCCTGGGTTTGGAGCAGACACTGTTTCTTGCTCACCAGCTGGGACACTCAGTTTCTGATGGTACATATGGCTAGTTGCAGAATGAGGGCCAAGCCCTGAACTGCCTCTTCAAACATCCACTCCTCTCACTTTTCATAAGGGTGTAGGAAGCTATGCACTTGCTCCACGAGTGATTGTTCCCATACAAATTGTACCAAGACAGCTCGCTTATAAAGTATTCAAAAGTCAACTGATGAGGCtgtccaaaaccaaacaagatTTGTGGCATCTTGTATTAAGGGGTAAGAAACACGTCAACAACTTTTGCTTGTATCTTAATTTACTGGAAAATTACATAGCCTTGTTCATCTTGGAATAGCCAGTAGTCCTAAATAAGGTTGTGACGAGTGTTACTGGTTCCGCTTCCTAACCCTTACAATAAAAGCCACTGTAGATGTTATGGGGTCTTACCTGTTACCTCAACCTTTAGGTCGATATCTAAGATGCCACTGTCGTTCTTCAGCCTGACTTTGTAATCCCCACGGTCCTTTCTCTCAGTGTTGGAGATGGACAGCATAGTATAGGTGTCTGTTTTATCAACACGAATCCTTGAGTCATCTGCTAGCTCCATTTTGTCCTTTAGCCATGTTGCTCTGACTGGCAGCCGGCCTTCAAAAGGGATCTTGatctgtattttctcccctgcCTTGGCCACAGTAGGAACACTTGTTAAGTTTTTCAGGAGAACTTTGTCAACCTGTGGAGGATCTAAGCAGATAATACAAAGTCATTAAAAACCACAGTCCAAAGAGGATAAGGCCAACCTCGGAGCGGAGAGCTTCTCTACGTTCATTGTTGCTGTATATTTCAAGCATATATTccacaatatatttatttggttCTTTAGGGACTTATCCAACCTGAAAAAGTGAAGTTCGTGATTCTGCAAACTAATTGACCTTCACATTTATTGTTACCAGCAGCActtcacacacatgcatgcaacTTTGCTACAGGTAATTTGCACAAAGTATTCATGATATCATACTGTCCTTTTCACTATAGCAAGTTTTGCGTAGGCAACGTATTAcacacaagaatgaagattccTTTTTGATAAAGTCATATGTGTGCACCCACAATCTTTGAGTTAGTAGTAGAAGCTAGTCATAAAGGCTCCCTAGTTAAATTTTTATGCACCAACaagtaacaaaaacatttcccatATTGATGGGTATTATAATAAAGTCTCAATAACCAACTATAGGTCCTGAGGGAATGTATTGCATCACTCACCTTCAACAAAAATTGAAGCTTCAGTTTTTATATCTCCAGCTTCAAACCTGTATTTCCCAGCATGAATATCTTCCACTTTGCTAAAAATTAGTTTGTGGACTAGACCTTGCTTTTCAAATAAGACACCATCCATGCTTGTTAACTACAAGATAAAACACAGGGACCCATgcttaataaaaaaacaagaagacaaTCCAAACAGGCAAGAATTTGAAGTGTAATCGAAACGATTTATGAATGTCACGTGAGTTTAATTACAGTAACATTCTGGGACTATTTATCTGGTAACTAATTCACCACCATATTCCCCACAAAGGCTTGAATCAAagaccattaaaataaatggtaatTCTAATTTGACCTCTGATCTTAAAACGTTATCTCCGAACCTTCACTTCCTATTCTTAATGCTGACACTTTAGCCCAGGCTCAAGGATGACACCTTGGAAATCCTACAGTATCATATGGATCCCACAATTTGAACTAGTCTGTTATGATCTTTTGGGATATGGAATGTGATGTCTATCCTTGATTTTAAGCACTAATTTGAAAGAGGACTTTTGGCGTTATACCTGCCTGAAGATCATTTGAAgatcctttttattattattattatttttttcatatttttctcatgcacaaaagaaaagaaaaaggatttgaTTTCAAGTAAAAGACCCATGTCATCTTCCATGGAAAGGAATAGAAAACACAAAGCGTCCTGTTGTCAGCAAGAATGGACATATCTTCCAGCAGGAAGGCAAAGAAATCTCAGTCAGTTTCTAACAGGAATTTTAGCTTAAGCTCCTGCAGAAGTCTTCTAGGGCCATGCTGAGACCATAGTAAGACTGGCAGAGGGAAAGACACCTCAGCATGATACTCAATAAGAGGCAGAGccagagagcagagcactgTTAGCCAAAGAAAAAAGTAGCTACAGGACACCGACCTTTAATCCATCTTTAAACCAGGTTCCTGTCACATCTTCTTTATTGACAGCACAAGACAGCTCAGCTGGCTCCCCTTTCTGGACTCGGACATCAATTAGCTGCTTGTTGACATGACAGCGTGGTGCTAAAtgtccagaaaagaaaatgttgaaaagatGCTAATTCTGTCTTACACTGACAGAGAATAATGTAcacaaaaatacacatgcatGTGAGGAGAagagagcttttaaaatacGCATAACTGTATCATGACGggcttttaatttaattttattttttaaaccatgaCACTGTGAGCCCGCTAGCATAAACTCATGGCATTGAAGGGACATGCCAGCTGGCCTGCATGCAATATAGTCCCTACATCAACCTAATCAACAATGGATTAATCACAAATCACATTATCCACTACATATTTGCTATTTGAAGTCTATGCTAATTGTCTTGTCTCCCTCTACagccagtggggaaaaaaaaaaaaaaaaaaaaaaaggctcctcTGGAACATGTACAATGTCCTCCTtaactgttcttttcctttgtattgACCAGCCACAGGGCTGCCTAAACGGTCCCCCAGAACAGCCCCAGACACCCCCTGCATTCAActttcccttccccagttcATCCTTGTTAACGTCCTCATCTCCTCTCTAACAAACATCCCAATTCTATTCACTCTTTCCTAATCGACTCCCAGTTTTGCAGGTTTTACTTCcttatttgtatttatgttaTGGTGCCCTTGATAAATTCTATCTTGGTCAGCAGGGCCACAAGGCAAGTACTCCCTTTCATCACATATatgaaatttctcatttttacagtttttgaCATTGCTATCTTGATAGTGCAGCCACTGGTAAGATTTAAATGGCTGCATATACATTATTCTTTCAATAAATGTAACTCGTTATTTCTAAAGTTACAAGAGAAAACGAGTTCTTTAGATTGTATTAGATTATGTGCACACACAGCCTAGTTAGGTACAGAGTAGTTCCCAGGTCTCACAGAAACCAAATCTTTGCAAAAGATGTATGTatgaatgaaaaagagaaacagtatGGTTTAAATTGGAGCAATGTCAAAGAAACAAAGCCCTATTCTTTGAAACTATATGGGAAATAATGGTTGTGAACTCAAGTCTCTTCCATTTGgatttgaataatttatttgaatgaatgaatgataCCTGTATTTAGATATCATACCACAATTATATCTATCCATATACGCTGCATTGAAAACTGTACAGTTAGACCAGTACCCAAACAAGCCAGCTCTATAGACATTATTCTGTTGTCAGTTCACAATTAGCAAAATCATACCCTCTGTCCAAGAGCGTTtaccaaacacttcttgaactccagcaggctcggtgaCATGAGcgtgtccctggggagcctgtccctgtgcccaaccacctctgggtgcagaacctctCCCTAACCCCcaccctgaccctcccctgtcccagctccatgccatcccctcgggtcctgtcgctgtccccagagagcagagctcagcgcctgccccccTGCTaccctcgtgagggagctgcaggccgccatgaggcctcccctcggcctgctctgctctgggtcGAACAAACCAAGgcacctcagccgctcctcacacaTCTTCCCctcaggcccttcaccatcttgtAGCCCCCCTTTGGGCACTCTGTAGTAGCTTTAAGTTCTTCTGatattgtggcacccaaaactgcatgcagtactcgaggtgaggctgtgccagcacacagcagagcaggacaatcccttccctcgaccggctggcagcactgtgcctgatgcaccccaggacacagTTGTCCCTTCTGTCTGCCAGGACACACTGATGGGTCACGTTCAACTTGCTGCtgaccagaacccccagatccctgtctgtggggctgctctccagcctgtcgTCCCCCAGTCTGTGTAAAACCCAGGTTGCTCCAACCCAcgtgcagaatccagcacttgctcttgttagTAACAAAACACAAGGATCAGCGATACAAAAGTAATCAATTAAACACATACCTCTCAGATCATCTAGGCGATAATGTCTTCTTTTCTCTGTACTTTCCGTATTCTTCAagaaatcatttgttttaatatccaGGCTGGGTAGCTGTTTTCTCTGGTTTATTGAGGAGGGTCCACCATAAAGATCTGATGTCTGATCATAACCTGGTGAACCTTGACCGAAAACACCTGGCTTCCTCCCATCACCCATTCTGTTATGAGATttgccccctgcccctccaaCAGCCAAATCTGTGCCATAACGGGAACCTAACTGTCCTAAATCTCTGTCCTCACCCCTACTATCCCTTTGACCTGATTCTTTGTCCTGGGATGAGCCTCTGTGGCCTGGTCCTCTGAAATCAGCAGCAGTTCTCTTTCCAGCTTCACCTCGTGCAGATTTGCCAGGACGTGAATCAGGCCCGTATTCCCCACCCATTCCAACAGCTCCTGCCATACCTTCTGTACCCCAGGCTGAATGCAAGtccctcccagcacctcccaaCCTGCCAACACCACCGGCTCCAGCCCTGGCTCCAGCTGACCCCCCATCCTTTCCATATGCAGACCCAGCACCTTGTATGGCAGAGCCACCAACACCCCTACCTTCTGAGGATAAGCCcgctcctcctgctccacctcCATATCCTTGAACACTGCTCAGCCCAGCATCCTGACCAGCTAAACCTGAACCACCAACACCAGCCCCAGCCGGGAGACCATCCTTTCCATAGGGAGATCCAGCACCACCAAAACCAcctccaccagcaccaccaaCACCAGCCCCAGTTCCCATTCCCACTGGAAGGCCATCTTTTCCATATGGAGATCCAACACCTCCCAAACCAcctgcaccagcaccaccaACACCAGTCCCAGCTGGGAGACCATCCTTTCCATAGGGAGAACCAATGCCTGCTGCACCACCTGCACCAGCACCACCCACTCCAGCAGGGAGACCATCCTTTCCATAGGGAGATCCAACACCTCCCAAACCATctgcaccagcaccaccagcgtCAGCCCCAGATGGGAGACCATCCTTTCCATAGGGAGACCCAACACCTCCCAAGCCAcctgcaccagcaccaccagcgccagctccagcagggagaCCATCCTTTCCATAGGGAGATCCAACATCTCCCAAGCCAcctgcaccagcaccaccagcgccagccccagctccagcagggagaCCATCCTTTCCATAGGGAGACCCAACACCTCCCAGACCAGctgcaccagcaccaccagtgccagccccagctccagcagggagaCCTTCCTTTCCATAGGGAGACCCAACACCTCCTAAACCAcctgcaccagcaccaccagcaccagtCCCAGCTGGAAGGCCATCCTTTCCATAGGGAGAACCAATACCTGCTGCACTACCTCCACCAGCACCACCCACTCCAGCTGGGAGACCATCCTTTCCATAGGGAGAACCAACACCTCCCAGACCACCTacaccagctccagctgggagaCCATCCTTTCCATAGGGAGAAGCATCACTTGCTGTACCAcctgcaccagcaccaccagccccaggTCCCATTCCCACTGGAAGGCCATCCTTTCCATAGGGAGAACCAACACCTCCCAAACCACCTGCACCAGCTCCACCAACACCagtcccagctccagctgggaggCCATCCTTTCCATAGGGTGATCCAGCACCTCCAAAACCGCCTACACCAGCACCACCAACACCAGCCCCAGCTGGAAGACCATCCTTTCCATAGGGAGAACCAACTCCCCCTGCACCAGCTAAACCTGAACCACCAACACCAGCCCCAGCCGGGAGACCATCTTTTCCATAGGGAGATCCAGCACCACCAAGACCACCTACACCGGCCCCACCATCACCAGCCCCAGTTCCCATTCCCACTGGAAGGCCATCTTTTCCATAGGGAGAGCCAGTTCCTCCTGCACCACCTATACCAACCCCAGCTGGGAGACCATCCTTTCCATAGGGAGACCCTACACCACCAAAGCCATCCACACCTGTACCACTGGCACCAGGTCCCATTTCCACTGGAAGGCCATCTTTTCCATAAGGAGAGCTAATTcctcctgcaccagctgcaCCAACACCAGCCCCAGCTAGGTGACTATCCTTTCCATAGGGAGATCCTACACCACCAAAGTCATCTACACCTGTACCACCAGCCCCAGTTCCCATTCCCATTGGAAGGCTGTCTTTTCCATAGGGAGAGCCAACACCTCCAAAACCACCtacaccagcaccaccagccccagctccatcTGGGAGACCATCCTTTTGATAGGGTGATCCCATTTGTCTTCCGGCTCCATCAGCTCTACCCCAatttccagctccagccccaggtTCACCTGATTGTCCATGTTTACCGTAAAACCCTCCCATTTTACCTGCAGTAGCATTATCAACATCTGCCCCAAGTGGCAGACCATCTGGACCATAGAGTACGCCCATTTCTCCTGCAGAACCATCACCTGCACCACTTCTAGCCCCATCTCCAGCTGGGAGACCATCTGGGCCATACAGCAAGCCAGATCTTCCTGCCTGACCTACATGACCACCAGCATCAACTGTTAAGCCATCCTTGCCATACGGAGCCCCtacttctccttctctttttatatCGACTCCATTCACACCAGCCACAGTAGGCAGACCATCCTTGCTATAGGGGGATCTTATTCCTCCTGCAGTCTCAGTACCTGCAGCATTCTTACCAGATCTAGTCCTACCTAGCATATCATCCTTGCCATACAGGGAATGCTTGTCTCCCACTCTGCTGGAATCAGGATCAAGTCCATCTAACACAGAACTTCCATCAGTAGCACCTAATCTCTTGATACCACCAAAGCCAGCTCTAGAACTATTATCACCTACTTTATCATTTTTGTCATGCCAAGAGTCCATACCTTCTGCATCATCCATGTCAACATCAACTGCATCCGACATGCCCTCATCTCTGCCATCCACAGAACACCATTCaactgctcctcctgctctaTCATCAGTATTTGCTTTACCTGTCATAGAATCCTGGCTGTGTACAGGCCTTAAACCTTTCTTCCCTCCTAAAATTTTTAGTCTAATGTTACTATCATCATCTGTCATTGATTCCCCATCTCTCTCTGCTCCAGAATACTGCCCGGGCCCCATTGTTCCATCTCTGTAGGTTTTGCGTAGCCCCTCTTTTCCCAGAAATATACGTCCTTCTTCATCAACATTAGTAGAGTAGCCTTGACTGCCTTCTTGGCCATTTCTGTACCAGTTATCTTTTTCCATGCCAGCATGCATAAGATGATCTTTATCACTAAGATGTTCTCCGTGTTTAGGTTTCTTAGCTTTATCTGTCAATCTTTCTTTCCGCCAGccagatttctctttttcacctCCTTCATCctgtctcttttttcctttgggatcTGTATATATGGTTtgattgaaggaaaaaaaaatacagcaaaagagagaaaacaacaaacaatcAACACCATGTACTGCATcaacaaagaaaattcattaGCATGTTATCATTTCTAAGACACTGAAACATAACACATTTAAATGAACTTAAATTCAGttaaaaccctttttttttcattgctgtacTAAGACATAACCTTACATTTCTTAGTTAAGACAACaattatttttagctgaaaCATGCTtgttaacaaacaaaaaaaaagaaaaaaaaaaagaagaaatgggagATCAGGGCAAACCCAGCATGATAGATCCAACTTAGAGGGGCTTAAGTGGTATCTGGGACTCTTTGGTTCCTTTTACCTTCTCCCTCCAGCCCTGAAGAAGTTGCAGAATATCCCCCACCCAGAGTGGTCATCAGTTCCCACCCTTCAATTAGAATCTCATGGCTACTGTGGCAGCTTGCACATTTGGCATTTCGGCACTTGAGAGATCTCCAAGCCGAAGACTAAAGATTCTGGTTCTGTGAACAGCTTTGTATTAAACTCATAATTCAGACTTTTCTGAGACAAAAAGTGGAGCTAGAAGGTCATGgactgtgtttgttttcacccTAGATATAATTTCTGTAGATTGCTGACAGGTCAATGAAGTCACCAGGCAGTTGCTTTTTATCTCATACTCAGCAACCTGTTTCTGATGGGTTACCAAAAAAGGTCTCTATGAAAGGCaccagcttttgctgcagcaggaactcaaaaccaaaacaactgCACTtgagaataaaagaatataaGCCAGCTAACTATTAATCTGAATCATAGTGAAGATTGAATCATACAATATCAAAGTTGGAtgggacccacaaggatcatcaagctCAACTtctgggtccccaaaggaccacattaaaaaaaaaaaaatcacgtgtcttcttgaactctgtcaggcttggtgccatgaccatgtccctggggagcctgttccagtgcctgaccaccctcagGTGATGgaccttttcctgatatccagcctgaatcTGCTTCCACTGGAAGGCATATTTCCCATCTTCCTCTGACCTTCTTCTAACCTGTTTAACCCCTACTTTGGAAAGAAAGTACCATCTAGCAAGATGCCCTTGAAATTCCCTTGATTGTATGTATGCTGCATCATTAAAAACACATGGTAGGATATGGAGTATTTTTAGGTAACTGATGGAGAATATACTACTTGATAGTAAATGGACAGGAAATAAACCAATAGAGTTTGtcttaactaaaaaaaaagtctaatctgaagagaaaataaggtCTAAACGGACCCTCATTTCTACAAATTCAATTTAGGAAGTAGAAGCTCCACAGTTTGTTTCTCAGTGAGCATTAAGGCAGGGaaaggattattattttattaacatgcTTCAAGCCAACACCATGGGAAAAATACAGTGTCACTTACACTCTACAAGAAGATAGGCATTTGAGGAGCAGAGTCCAGTGTCGAGTGTGTACATTCCGTTGTCAGAGGCCTCAACATCCTTGATAACAAGCTGATGGGTCAGACCGTCTGGGGTTACGGAGATCTGGTGCTTCTCACTTGCCTCAAGGGGGTGGGTTTTATGTAGCCACACAGCATCATAGCAAGGACTGCGTAGGATACACTCAAAGACAGCATTTCCCTCCTCAGGACAATGCACATCACAGAGAGGCTGCTGAAATCTCACAGGGATGgctggaatg
This genomic window contains:
- the IGFN1 gene encoding immunoglobulin-like and fibronectin type III domain-containing protein 1 isoform X34, which codes for MTSHRTVKSYKKSSVPGVNIAQFVDKIPEGCSTPDFERKPVTLTLQEGKNAIFRAVVKGVPTPEVEWRRAKGEMDNPDKYEIFFNEVTKEYILKINKLTADDTDVYRCFAVNEYGEATCSAGLRIIQVGFKRKAQHVPAQSADELKKKLQDLRKLLRKRAPVPKQKTLDKEAIFQLLLHADKRDYEKICIKYGISDFRGMLRKLQEMRRDAESEQGELIHSIKNMEHIKINKDGTATFSLEMDLKNSNSKIYLLKDGERLRYGTGDEYRKHYLRRIGKKYNFIVNDVQPEDAGLYQVRVEDVPVFSTELDAESIPVRFQQPLCDVHCPEEGNAVFECILRSPCYDAVWLHKTHPLEASEKHQISVTPDGLTHQLVIKDVEASDNGMYTLDTGLCSSNAYLLVEYPKGKKRQDEGGEKEKSGWRKERLTDKAKKPKHGEHLSDKDHLMHAGMEKDNWYRNGQEGSQGYSTNVDEEGRIFLGKEGLRKTYRDGTMGPGQYSGAERDGESMTDDDSNIRLKILGGKKGLRPVHSQDSMTGKANTDDRAGGAVEWCSVDGRDEGMSDAVDVDMDDAEGMDSWHDKNDKVGDNSSRAGFGGIKRLGATDGSSVLDGLDPDSSRVGDKHSLYGKDDMLGRTRSGKNAAGTETAGGIRSPYSKDGLPTVAGVNGVDIKREGEVGAPYGKDGLTVDAGGHVGQAGRSGLLYGPDGLPAGDGARSGAGDGSAGEMGVLYGPDGLPLGADVDNATAGKMGGFYGKHGQSGEPGAGAGNWGRADGAGRQMGSPYQKDGLPDGAGAGGAGVGGFGGVGSPYGKDSHLAGAGVGAAGAGGISSPYGKDGLPVEMGPGASGTGVDGFGGVGSPYGKDGLPAGVGIGGAGGTGSPYGKDGLPVGMGTGAGDGGAGVGGLGGAGSPYGKDGLPAGAGVGGSGLAGAGGVGSPYGKDGLPAGAGVGGAGVGGLGGVGSPYGKDGLPAGAGAGAGGAGAGGLGDVGSPYGKDGLPAGAGAGGAGAGGLGGVGSPYGKDGLPSGADAGGAGADGLGGVGSPYGKDGLPAGVGGAGAGGAAGIGSPYGKDGLPAGTGVGGAGAGGLGGVGSPYGKDGLPVGMGTGAGVGGAGGGGFGGAGSPYGKDGLPAGAGVGGSGLAGQDAGLSSVQGYGGGAGGAGLSSEGRGVGGSAIQGAGSAYGKDGGSAGARAGAGGVGRLGGAGRDLHSAWGTEGMAGAVGMGGEYGPDSRPGKSARGEAGKRTAADFRGPGHRGSSQDKESGQRDSRGEDRDLGQLGSRYGTDLAVGGAGGKSHNRMGDGRKPGVFGQGSPGYDQTSDLYGGPSSINQRKQLPSLDIKTNDFLKNTESTEKRRHYRLDDLRAPRCHVNKQLIDVRVQKGEPAELSCAVNKEDVTGTWFKDGLKLTSMDGVLFEKQGLVHKLIFSKVEDIHAGKYRFEAGDIKTEASIFVEDPPQVDKVLLKNLTSVPTVAKAGEKIQIKIPFEGRLPVRATWLKDKMELADDSRIRVDKTDTYTMLSISNTERKDRGDYKVRLKNDSGILDIDLKVEVTDKPQPPAGPMKIVESSANEITIQWKSPKDDGGKPVQSYIVERQEVGKSDWVALGETPRSCTTFTTNKVERDMSYYFRVRAVNAEGTSDALESEEVKAASKATPGAPDPPEIISVSKDTITISWKTPRRTGSSRIVGYIVQKRKKGTMTWVPVNSVPIADKKLKMTDLKKGLQYEFCVAAVNASGVGDISAPSQPVFARDSTKPPGQVRDLAVTSSDSTSVTLTWKRPEAKDGNDVKGYDVEIRSSNNLDWTKCNVLPIETTTYTVKGLQNRELYFLRVRALNDCGPGEAAELEAFIEADSSVVSPRFLIDDTVKNFLIIKAGNTIRVDIPFEASPDPEVTWLKDGLLLSNRATISTKDGTSQLLIKAAELTDSGTYTIELKNGSGKRETFSFQVQVTDIPQNPGPILLQENVPNAVTVIWEPSASEKWERNLYYTVLKRESQKGVWHVVGDLIYTNKFTYTTVIPGRDYYFRVVAKNELGSSGPSETVQPWRIKKTKAEVHVRPQKYRGVNQNQPPRFLVPLKPHVVTTGSECRMSCAVAGHPPPKITWYKDSRDLSSDPAYFGTNDFGVCSLVIQGVSKADEGEYMVEAANELGRVYSRAFLAIKDSSL